The DNA segment AACCGTACTGGGCTAGTATCCCTTTAACCTTCTCTTTAGGGATCGCATTAGGTAAATCTCTTTTATTCAACATTACTATGAACGGTATCTCTGTTCCAACTAAGCCGTCTAAGAATTCTTTAAGCTCATCTAAACTCCAAATATTCTCATCTAATTGATCTGGGGAGGAATCCCATACGAAGACGATGCCGTCTACGCCCTGTAAAATAACTTTGCGCTGGTATTTGTGCCTTTTCTGACCGGCTACCGTCCATATCTGGAATTTAACCCCTGCGACTCCGGCGGTCATTCTATCAAAAAATAATGTTCGACCAGTTGGATCCGTTATACTTTGAAGATTCCCTTCGACTAGATTCCCTTCATTAGCATGTAACCATTTCACGGATGTAGTTTTACCGCCTAAGCTTGGACCCCAATAGACGACTTTGAATACAAGCCGACCGTCTTGATCTCTGGAAGGCATTTTAATCCCACGTTTATCTTTTCTGTATCATTATTATAAAAAATTATATAAGATTTTCACTTAAAAATTTAATTTCAATTAATAAAAATTCTTCCATCCGTTATTAAATTATTAAATTCAATTACGCTATAGAAAGTTTTTTAAATACCTAGTTATCTATTTGCTTTTTGTTAGATCGAAGCTGAGTGGAGTGTAAAATATGATTGACTTCATATTCCACTTTACGATGATCGCGGCTATGATAATATTCGCGATAATCGCAATTGAACATAAAAATTTAGTTTACTGCGCTATTTCACTCGCTGTTATGAGTGTTTTCTTAGGGATCATCTATTTTATTTTAAACGCCCCCTATGTAGCGGTATTCCAATTAGTCATCTACGCTGGAGCGGTTACCGTTCTGTTTTTAGCGGCTATAAGCCTCGTGACTAAAGCTAAAGGAGAGGAGAAAGATTGAAGCCGTATGATATCGCTTTAAAAGCTTTAGCAGCCGGTTTCTCAATACTATTCCTAGTTATTATTTTAATCCAACTACCAACTATTATTCCGTTTCAGTATTCTCCAACTGGAACAGCTTTCGTTATCACACCTGGGAACGCTCTTCTAGAGTGGATGAGTAATATTCTCTGGAA comes from the Candidatus Odinarchaeum yellowstonii genome and includes:
- a CDS encoding NADH-quinone oxidoreductase subunit J, which encodes MIDFIFHFTMIAAMIIFAIIAIEHKNLVYCAISLAVMSVFLGIIYFILNAPYVAVFQLVIYAGAVTVLFLAAISLVTKAKGEEKD
- a CDS encoding ADP-ribosylation factor-like protein, yielding MPSRDQDGRLVFKVVYWGPSLGGKTTSVKWLHANEGNLVEGNLQSITDPTGRTLFFDRMTAGVAGVKFQIWTVAGQKRHKYQRKVILQGVDGIVFVWDSSPDQLDENIWSLDELKEFLDGLVGTEIPFIVMLNKRDLPNAIPKEKVKGILAQYGFPASVIYETVAVTGENVRRAFIQICREAVLKYYQKITNKVKC